The Corynebacterium vitaeruminis DSM 20294 genome window below encodes:
- a CDS encoding uracil-xanthine permease family protein yields the protein MSNATWGWTLHGDGKTISPGAVVAPEERLSWGRTIGIGMQHVIAMFGATLLVPTLTGFPVNTTLLFSGLGTMIFLLLTRNRLPSYLGSSFGFIAPLMASQGEGIGVQLGGVFAAGLTLIAVGFIVKAAGKRVLDLVMPPAVTGAIVALIGLNLAPSAVTNFQAQPLVAFVTLASILVFTVAGRGMLARLGILIGVIIGWVFAAVTGNLADGAAETIKQAAWIGLPQFHTPQFTVSAVLVTLPVVIVLIAENVGHVKAVSEMTGRNLDDLAGNALIADGIGTTLAGGFGGSGTTTYAENIGVMAATRVYSTAAYWVAALTAVVLAFIPKFGALIFTIPTGVLGGAALVLYGLIGMLGVRIWQDNHVNFNNPVNLTAAAVALVAGIGNLTLTVFGVELEGIAWGSVGIIVVYPLLNKLYRTIGEGQHLPK from the coding sequence GTGAGTAATGCAACCTGGGGTTGGACCCTACACGGTGACGGAAAGACCATTTCTCCCGGCGCGGTGGTCGCGCCGGAAGAGCGACTGAGCTGGGGACGCACCATCGGCATCGGCATGCAACACGTCATCGCCATGTTCGGCGCCACGCTGCTCGTGCCCACGCTGACCGGCTTCCCGGTCAACACGACGCTGCTTTTCTCGGGCCTGGGCACGATGATCTTCCTGCTCCTGACCCGCAACCGGCTGCCCTCCTACCTGGGCAGCTCCTTCGGATTCATCGCCCCGCTCATGGCCTCCCAGGGCGAGGGGATCGGCGTGCAGCTCGGCGGCGTCTTCGCCGCGGGACTCACGCTCATCGCGGTGGGCTTCATCGTCAAGGCCGCGGGCAAGCGGGTCCTCGACCTAGTCATGCCTCCGGCGGTGACCGGCGCGATCGTGGCGCTCATCGGCCTCAACCTCGCTCCCAGCGCGGTGACCAACTTCCAGGCGCAGCCGCTGGTCGCCTTCGTCACCCTGGCGTCGATCCTGGTGTTCACGGTGGCTGGGCGCGGCATGCTGGCGCGCCTGGGCATCCTCATCGGCGTCATCATCGGCTGGGTGTTCGCGGCCGTGACGGGCAACCTCGCCGACGGCGCGGCGGAGACGATCAAGCAGGCGGCGTGGATCGGCCTGCCGCAGTTCCACACCCCGCAGTTTACCGTCTCCGCCGTGCTGGTCACCCTCCCGGTGGTCATCGTGCTCATCGCGGAAAACGTCGGCCACGTCAAGGCCGTGAGCGAGATGACCGGCCGCAACCTCGACGACCTCGCGGGCAACGCGCTCATCGCCGACGGCATCGGCACCACCCTCGCGGGCGGCTTCGGCGGCTCGGGCACGACCACCTACGCGGAGAACATCGGCGTCATGGCCGCCACCCGCGTCTACTCCACCGCTGCCTACTGGGTGGCGGCGCTGACCGCCGTGGTGCTGGCGTTCATCCCGAAGTTCGGCGCGCTCATCTTCACCATCCCGACGGGCGTGCTCGGCGGCGCGGCGCTCGTCCTCTACGGCCTCATCGGCATGCTGGGCGTGCGCATCTGGCAGGACAACCACGTCAACTTCAACAACCCGGTCAACCTCACGGCGGCCGCCGTAGCGCTGGTCGCGGGCATCGGCAACCTCACGCTCACCGTCTTCGGCGTGGAGCTGGAAGGCATCGCGTGGGGCTCGGTGGGCATCATCGTGGTCTACCCGCTGCTCAACAAGCTCTACCGCACGATCGGGGAGGGGCAGCACCTGCCGAAGTAG
- a CDS encoding dihydrofolate reductase family protein gives MPRKLITTLFYSVNGVAEAPNTFQFDSFDDDLARLMSEAIASIDTNILGRVTYQEWAQAFSGPEADPYFGPFINKTRKFVASRTLAPEDITWANSELIEGDLVAFVRELKSSEGGTIAVQGSLSVVRQLVEAGLIDELTLIIHPVIAGSGAGLFDGLATTRLKLLSAKATERGNILATYAPFEA, from the coding sequence ATGCCGCGCAAGCTCATCACCACCCTCTTCTACTCCGTCAACGGCGTCGCCGAGGCCCCCAACACCTTCCAATTCGATTCCTTCGACGACGACCTAGCCCGCCTCATGAGCGAGGCCATCGCCTCCATCGACACCAACATCCTGGGCCGGGTGACCTACCAGGAGTGGGCGCAGGCGTTCAGCGGCCCCGAGGCCGACCCCTACTTCGGCCCCTTCATCAACAAGACCCGGAAGTTCGTCGCCAGCCGCACGCTCGCGCCCGAGGACATCACCTGGGCCAACTCCGAGCTCATCGAGGGCGACCTCGTGGCCTTCGTCCGGGAGCTGAAAAGCAGCGAGGGAGGGACCATCGCCGTGCAGGGTTCCTTGTCCGTCGTCCGGCAGCTCGTCGAGGCGGGGCTTATCGACGAGCTGACGCTCATCATCCACCCGGTGATCGCCGGCTCCGGGGCCGGGCTCTTCGACGGGCTTGCTACCACGCGTCTGAAGCTCCTGAGCGCGAAGGCCACCGAGAGGGGCAACATCCTGGCCACCTACGCTCCCTTCGAGGCCTAA
- a CDS encoding Rv2732c family membrane protein yields MENSQSVENTRSLARSERKANSRVELGSYAKFMIIAFGAFLVSLALPHSGGVKGLDVLFLTSESHAGGTKVAEYVFVILGSLALIVFNGLLLITKRTVFANISFLLSGMALLTSLFGLWMRMQSAETQGEAGVSYGFYLEVFAVILQVYALSCTVLARSDEQKELAAKRAADENLDEVGYAQRSALVSRQLNTSDTNPLLVDDRRKKAAEKRKHH; encoded by the coding sequence GTGGAGAATTCACAAAGCGTCGAGAACACCCGGTCGCTCGCCCGGAGCGAGCGGAAGGCCAATTCGCGGGTGGAGCTGGGCTCTTACGCCAAGTTCATGATCATCGCCTTCGGCGCCTTCCTCGTCTCGCTGGCGCTCCCACACTCGGGGGGAGTCAAGGGCCTCGACGTCTTGTTCCTCACCTCGGAGTCTCACGCGGGCGGGACCAAGGTCGCGGAGTACGTCTTCGTGATCCTAGGCAGCCTCGCGCTCATCGTCTTCAACGGGCTGCTGCTTATCACCAAGCGCACCGTCTTCGCCAACATCAGCTTCCTGCTCTCCGGAATGGCGCTGTTGACCAGCCTCTTCGGCCTGTGGATGCGCATGCAGAGCGCAGAAACCCAGGGCGAGGCGGGCGTGAGCTACGGCTTCTACCTCGAGGTCTTCGCCGTGATCCTTCAGGTCTACGCGCTCAGCTGCACGGTGCTCGCCAGGAGCGACGAGCAAAAGGAGCTGGCGGCGAAGCGTGCGGCCGACGAGAACCTCGACGAGGTGGGCTACGCCCAGCGCTCCGCGCTCGTGAGCCGACAGCTCAACACCTCGGACACCAACCCGCTGCTCGTCGACGACCGCCGCAAGAAGGCCGCGGAAAAGCGCAAGCATCACTAG
- a CDS encoding DUF349 domain-containing protein codes for MTTPSAPKPGPRPGPRPGAKPGPRPGTPAAQAAKVAKASDPSQWGRVAEDGSVFLITADGERLIGSWQAGTPAEGLAHYAARFEDLVTEVELLEARLQSHPNDAEHIKQQAGELIASLPEATVIGDVAGVEKRLNALIHGADDAGERAKEEKQARRADAIARKEKLAEEAEEIAEKSTDWKDAGDRIRAILEEWKTIRGIDRKTDDALWKRYSRARDAFNRRRGSHFAELDRGRAAAKRLKEELVERAEQLKDSTEWNETARAFRDLMAEWKKAGRAPRDIDDKLWAAFKAAQDHFFNARNALNDQRDREFEANADAKLALLKEYDPQIDPASGLDEARAKLRELQQKWEEIGYVPRNRVREFEDKIQAIEERVESAANAQWRRTDPEAQARAAQFVAKVKDFEAQAEAMEAKGNTKKAEELRAQAAQWQEWADAASQAVNDL; via the coding sequence ATGACCACTCCTTCCGCACCCAAGCCCGGTCCGCGCCCCGGCCCACGACCAGGAGCGAAGCCGGGCCCTCGCCCGGGAACGCCAGCGGCGCAGGCGGCCAAGGTTGCCAAGGCCAGCGATCCGTCCCAGTGGGGTCGCGTCGCGGAGGATGGTTCCGTCTTCCTCATCACCGCCGACGGCGAGCGGCTCATCGGTTCGTGGCAGGCGGGTACGCCGGCCGAGGGGCTTGCCCATTACGCCGCCCGCTTCGAGGATCTGGTCACCGAGGTCGAGCTCCTTGAGGCACGCCTGCAAAGCCACCCGAACGACGCCGAGCACATCAAGCAGCAGGCGGGAGAGCTCATCGCCTCCCTCCCCGAGGCGACAGTCATCGGCGACGTGGCGGGCGTCGAGAAGCGCCTGAACGCGCTCATTCACGGCGCCGATGACGCAGGCGAGCGCGCCAAGGAGGAGAAGCAGGCGCGCCGCGCGGACGCGATCGCGCGCAAGGAGAAGCTCGCGGAGGAGGCCGAGGAGATCGCCGAAAAGTCGACCGACTGGAAGGACGCCGGCGACCGCATCCGCGCCATCCTCGAGGAGTGGAAGACGATCCGCGGTATCGACCGCAAGACCGACGACGCGCTGTGGAAGCGCTACTCCCGCGCCCGCGATGCCTTCAACCGCCGCCGCGGCTCGCACTTCGCCGAGCTCGATCGCGGCCGCGCCGCCGCGAAGCGGCTCAAGGAGGAGCTCGTCGAGCGCGCCGAGCAGCTCAAGGACTCCACCGAGTGGAACGAGACCGCGCGCGCCTTCCGCGATCTCATGGCCGAGTGGAAGAAGGCGGGCCGCGCCCCGCGCGACATCGACGACAAGCTCTGGGCAGCGTTCAAGGCCGCACAGGACCACTTCTTCAATGCCCGCAACGCCCTCAACGACCAGCGCGATCGCGAGTTCGAGGCCAACGCGGACGCCAAGCTGGCGCTGCTCAAGGAGTACGACCCGCAGATCGACCCGGCCTCCGGCCTTGACGAGGCTCGCGCCAAGCTCCGCGAGCTGCAGCAGAAGTGGGAGGAGATCGGGTACGTGCCGCGCAACCGCGTGCGCGAGTTCGAGGACAAGATCCAGGCCATCGAGGAGCGCGTGGAAAGCGCCGCCAACGCCCAGTGGCGCCGCACCGACCCCGAGGCGCAGGCCCGCGCGGCCCAGTTCGTGGCCAAGGTGAAGGACTTCGAGGCGCAAGCGGAGGCCATGGAGGCCAAGGGCAACACCAAGAAGGCCGAGGAGCTGCGCGCGCAGGCAGCGCAGTGGCAGGAGTGGGCGGACGCCGCCAGCCAGGCCGTCAACGACCTCTAG
- a CDS encoding PTS fructose transporter subunit IIABC: protein MSESIINTKLVRLDADLGADKQEVITSLAGVVADAGRAAPVETLAADALAREAKSPTGVPGGIAIPHCRSEAVTEPTLGFARLSRAVDFGGPDGDANIVFLIAAPAGGGKEHLKILSKLARALVRQDFTDALRNASSEEEIVTLVTDVVNAAPKKKAAPAAAEAAAPAKAGVTKIVAITACPTGIAHTYMAADSLTQTAEKRDDVELVVETQGSSSVTPLDPAVIEAADAVIFATDVGVKDRERFAGKPVIESGVKRAINEPVQMIDEAIAASKNPNARRVAGTAQAASSTAEEGEGLSVGKRIQQSVMTGVSYMVPFVAAGGLLLALGFLFGGYDMANGWKAIATGFSLTDLPGHTVMVDGAEMTFERSGFLLYIGAVLFATGQAAMGFIVAALSGYIAYAMAGRPGIAPGFVGGAISVTLGAGFIGGLITGLLAGFIAHWIGSWKVNRMVASLMPVVIIPLLTSLIVGLLMFLLLGRPLESIMTGLQNWLSSMSGSSAVVLGIILGLMMCFDLGGPVNKAAYLFATAGLSTGDQASLQIMAAVMAAGMVPPIAMSLATFLRKNLFTPAEQENGKSAWLLGLSFVSEGAIPFAAADPFRVIPSMMLGGATTGALSMLFGVGSRAPHGGIFVFFAIDPLWGWIVALLAGIAVSTVAVIMFKQFWPNKTIQAEAAKAEAQKVAA from the coding sequence ATGTCCGAATCTATTATCAACACGAAGTTGGTGCGGCTCGATGCCGACTTGGGCGCCGACAAGCAGGAGGTCATTACCTCCCTTGCTGGCGTCGTCGCCGATGCTGGCCGCGCCGCCCCCGTCGAAACCCTCGCCGCCGACGCGCTTGCCCGCGAGGCCAAGTCCCCCACCGGCGTCCCCGGCGGAATCGCCATCCCTCACTGCCGTTCCGAGGCCGTGACCGAGCCGACCCTGGGCTTCGCCCGCCTGTCCCGCGCGGTTGACTTCGGCGGCCCCGACGGCGACGCCAACATCGTCTTCCTCATCGCGGCCCCCGCTGGCGGCGGCAAGGAGCACCTGAAGATCCTGTCCAAGCTGGCGCGCGCGCTGGTTCGCCAGGACTTCACCGACGCCCTGCGCAACGCCTCCTCGGAGGAGGAGATCGTCACCCTCGTCACCGACGTCGTCAACGCGGCGCCGAAGAAGAAGGCCGCACCCGCCGCGGCTGAGGCTGCGGCACCGGCCAAGGCTGGCGTGACCAAGATCGTGGCCATCACCGCCTGCCCGACCGGCATCGCCCACACCTACATGGCGGCCGACTCGCTGACCCAAACCGCCGAGAAGCGCGACGACGTCGAGCTCGTCGTCGAGACCCAGGGCTCCTCCTCGGTCACCCCTCTGGACCCGGCCGTCATCGAGGCCGCCGACGCCGTCATCTTCGCCACCGACGTGGGAGTCAAGGACCGCGAGCGCTTCGCTGGCAAACCGGTCATCGAGTCCGGCGTCAAGCGCGCGATTAACGAGCCGGTCCAGATGATCGACGAGGCCATCGCGGCCTCCAAGAACCCGAACGCCCGCCGCGTGGCCGGCACCGCGCAGGCCGCCTCCAGCACCGCGGAAGAGGGCGAGGGCCTGTCCGTGGGCAAGCGCATCCAGCAGTCCGTCATGACCGGCGTGTCCTACATGGTCCCCTTCGTCGCGGCTGGCGGTCTGCTCCTAGCCCTGGGCTTCCTGTTCGGCGGCTACGACATGGCCAACGGCTGGAAGGCGATCGCCACCGGCTTTAGCCTCACCGACCTGCCGGGCCACACCGTCATGGTCGACGGTGCAGAGATGACCTTCGAGCGCTCCGGCTTCCTGCTCTACATCGGCGCCGTCCTCTTCGCGACCGGCCAGGCGGCGATGGGCTTCATCGTCGCGGCCCTGTCCGGCTACATCGCCTACGCCATGGCCGGACGCCCCGGCATCGCACCAGGCTTCGTCGGCGGTGCCATCTCCGTCACCCTCGGCGCAGGCTTCATCGGCGGCCTCATCACCGGCCTGCTCGCTGGCTTCATCGCCCACTGGATCGGCTCCTGGAAGGTCAACCGCATGGTCGCCTCCCTCATGCCGGTTGTGATCATCCCGCTTCTGACCTCGCTCATCGTCGGCCTGCTCATGTTCCTGCTGCTGGGACGCCCGCTGGAGTCCATCATGACCGGTCTGCAGAACTGGCTGTCTAGCATGTCCGGCTCCTCCGCCGTGGTCCTCGGCATCATCCTGGGCCTCATGATGTGCTTCGACCTGGGCGGCCCCGTCAACAAGGCGGCCTACCTGTTCGCTACCGCTGGCCTGTCCACCGGCGACCAGGCCTCCCTGCAGATCATGGCCGCCGTCATGGCAGCCGGCATGGTTCCGCCGATCGCTATGTCCCTGGCCACCTTCCTGCGCAAGAACCTGTTCACCCCGGCGGAGCAGGAAAACGGCAAGTCCGCGTGGCTGCTGGGCCTGTCCTTCGTCTCCGAGGGCGCCATCCCGTTCGCCGCTGCTGACCCGTTCCGCGTGATCCCGTCCATGATGCTCGGTGGCGCCACCACCGGCGCTCTGTCAATGCTCTTCGGCGTCGGCTCCCGCGCTCCTCACGGCGGTATCTTCGTCTTCTTCGCCATCGACCCGCTGTGGGGCTGGATCGTCGCCCTGCTGGCTGGCATCGCGGTGTCCACCGTCGCGGTCATCATGTTCAAGCAGTTCTGGCCGAACAAGACCATCCAGGCCGAGGCCGCCAAGGCCGAGGCTCAGAAGGTCGCCGCGTAG
- the miaA gene encoding tRNA (adenosine(37)-N6)-dimethylallyltransferase MiaA yields MSIRPIAVVGPTASGKSGLGIALAHELDGEVVNVDSMQLYRGMDIGTAKVPLGEREGIPHHQLDVWEVTETASVARFQHDAIADVEDIMSRGKRPILVGGSMLYVQSLVDDWKFPPTDKGVRARFEQRLNDVGIERLHAELADIDPEAARIIEDKDPRRTVRALEVITLTGKPFQASQPPKDGAPRWGTHIFGLRTDAQWLNPRIALRTQKMFDSGFVEEVERLKEESGLVADSTAGRAIGYAQVLDAMEGRLPWEDVLERTITGTRRYVRRQRSWFRRDPRTTWLEASGDTLTEAMWALRSVE; encoded by the coding sequence ATGAGCATCCGCCCGATCGCGGTGGTCGGCCCCACGGCCTCAGGCAAGTCGGGGCTCGGCATCGCGCTGGCCCACGAGCTCGACGGTGAGGTCGTCAACGTCGACTCCATGCAGCTCTACCGGGGCATGGACATCGGAACGGCGAAGGTTCCTCTGGGGGAGCGCGAGGGGATCCCGCACCACCAGCTCGACGTGTGGGAGGTGACGGAGACCGCGTCCGTCGCGCGCTTCCAGCACGACGCCATCGCGGACGTCGAGGACATCATGAGCCGCGGCAAGCGCCCAATCCTCGTGGGAGGGTCGATGCTCTATGTGCAGTCGCTTGTCGACGACTGGAAGTTTCCGCCCACGGACAAGGGGGTGCGCGCGAGGTTCGAGCAGCGGCTCAACGACGTCGGCATCGAGAGGCTGCACGCGGAGCTCGCCGACATCGACCCCGAGGCGGCCCGGATCATCGAGGATAAGGACCCGCGCCGGACGGTGCGCGCGCTCGAGGTGATCACACTCACGGGCAAGCCGTTCCAGGCGAGCCAGCCGCCGAAGGACGGCGCGCCGCGCTGGGGCACCCACATCTTCGGCCTGCGGACCGACGCGCAGTGGCTCAACCCGCGCATCGCGCTGCGCACGCAGAAGATGTTCGACTCCGGCTTCGTCGAGGAGGTAGAGCGGCTAAAGGAGGAGTCGGGGCTCGTGGCCGACTCCACTGCGGGCCGCGCGATCGGCTACGCCCAGGTGCTCGACGCGATGGAGGGCAGGCTCCCGTGGGAGGACGTCCTCGAGCGGACCATCACGGGCACCCGCCGCTACGTGCGCCGCCAGCGCAGCTGGTTTCGCAGGGACCCCAGAACGACGTGGCTGGAAGCCTCGGGCGATACCTTGACCGAGGCCATGTGGGCGCTAAGATCGGTGGAATGA
- the dapF gene encoding diaminopimelate epimerase, with protein sequence MNHELSAITFAKGHGTENDFVILPDEKAELTLDASLVAALCDRRAGIGGDGLLRVAQVGALLDAGVVDQVDPALSRTDWFMDYYNADGSIAEMCGNGTRVFAHWVYSRGLVGEAEFLVGTRAGAKKVTVSEADQYRATVSVEMGEAAVTGVSSCFVGESKFAGMGVDMGNPHLACVVPGLDAESLAALDLVKPRFDEEFFPQGVNVEILTELSDGTVDMRVYERGVGETRSCGTGTVAAARAALADAGQVDGTVRVRIPGGEVEVTIAGEESTLTGPSRIVAEGTAWF encoded by the coding sequence ATGAATCACGAGCTGAGCGCCATCACCTTCGCCAAGGGCCACGGAACCGAGAACGACTTTGTCATTCTTCCCGACGAGAAGGCGGAGCTCACGCTCGACGCCTCGCTCGTCGCTGCCCTGTGTGACCGCCGGGCCGGAATCGGCGGCGACGGGCTGCTGCGCGTGGCCCAAGTCGGCGCGCTCCTCGACGCCGGTGTGGTGGACCAGGTCGATCCGGCGCTGTCCCGCACCGACTGGTTCATGGATTACTACAACGCCGACGGCTCCATCGCGGAGATGTGCGGCAACGGCACCCGTGTCTTCGCCCACTGGGTGTATTCCCGCGGGCTGGTGGGCGAGGCGGAGTTCCTCGTCGGCACGCGTGCCGGGGCGAAGAAGGTCACCGTCAGCGAGGCCGACCAATACCGCGCCACCGTTTCCGTGGAGATGGGCGAGGCCGCGGTCACGGGCGTGTCCTCGTGCTTTGTCGGCGAGTCGAAGTTCGCGGGCATGGGCGTGGACATGGGCAACCCGCACCTCGCCTGCGTCGTGCCGGGGCTCGATGCCGAAAGCCTCGCGGCGCTCGACCTGGTCAAGCCGCGATTCGACGAGGAGTTCTTCCCGCAGGGTGTCAACGTCGAGATCCTCACCGAGCTGAGCGACGGGACGGTTGACATGCGCGTCTACGAGCGCGGCGTGGGGGAGACCCGCAGCTGCGGCACCGGCACTGTGGCGGCCGCCCGCGCGGCGCTTGCCGACGCCGGCCAGGTCGACGGGACGGTGCGCGTTCGCATCCCGGGCGGCGAGGTGGAGGTCACCATCGCCGGCGAGGAGTCCACGCTGACCGGACCCTCGCGCATCGTCGCGGAAGGCACGGCCTGGTTCTAG
- a CDS encoding HPr family phosphocarrier protein, translating to MASKTVVVGSAVGLHARPASIIAEAAGEYDDDIFLSLEGEEDDETDAASSLMIMALGAEHGDKVTVTSDNAEAVEKIAALIEKDLDAE from the coding sequence ATGGCTTCCAAGACCGTCGTCGTCGGCTCCGCTGTCGGCCTGCACGCACGTCCTGCATCCATCATCGCCGAGGCCGCTGGCGAGTACGATGATGACATCTTCCTCTCCCTCGAGGGTGAAGAGGACGACGAGACCGATGCCGCCTCCTCCCTGATGATCATGGCACTGGGTGCCGAGCACGGTGACAAGGTCACCGTCACCTCCGACAACGCTGAGGCCGTCGAGAAGATCGCCGCCCTCATCGAGAAGGACCTGGACGCGGAGTAA
- the hflX gene encoding GTPase HflX: MDHTHSPSRHNDLLAEAFKDHYDTVAEPKGVDLTGLEAVTEHPEGAHTPTTGELDLEARSSLRRLTRGSDIHATDQDDGYDVEYRKLRLERVILVGVWTTGTTAEIEATMQELAALAETAGSEVVEMLYQKRDKPDPGTYIGSGKVAELKDIVMSTGVDTVICDGELSPGQMIALEKALDVKVIDRTMLILDIFAQHAKSKEGKAQVSLAQMEYLITRVRGWGGALSRQAGGRAGSNGGVGLRGPGETKIEADRRRLRSDMAKLRREIAGMKTAREVKRSRRRASTIPQIAIAGYTNAGKSSLINAMTGAGVLVEDALFATLDPTTRRAELADGRAVVFTDTVGFVRHLPTQLVEAFRSTLEEVVEADLVLHVVDGSDPFPLKQIEAVNSVIGDIVRELDVPAPPEIIVVNKIDAADPLVLAELRHALDDVVFVSAHTHEGIPELEARVELFLNSLDAHVSLLIPFTRGDVVSRLHEFGTVLRESYTETGTLIDVRLPQELAAELREFQVEATQEV; the protein is encoded by the coding sequence GTGGATCACACACATTCGCCCTCACGCCACAACGACCTCCTCGCCGAGGCGTTCAAGGACCACTATGACACCGTCGCAGAGCCGAAGGGAGTGGACCTCACCGGGCTTGAGGCGGTCACCGAGCACCCCGAGGGCGCGCACACGCCCACGACCGGCGAGCTCGACCTCGAGGCGCGTTCCAGCCTGAGAAGGCTCACCCGCGGCAGCGATATCCACGCCACCGACCAGGACGACGGATACGACGTCGAGTACCGCAAGCTGCGCCTCGAGCGCGTCATCCTCGTCGGCGTGTGGACCACCGGCACCACCGCGGAGATCGAGGCCACCATGCAGGAGCTCGCGGCGCTCGCCGAGACCGCGGGCTCCGAGGTCGTGGAGATGCTCTACCAGAAGCGTGACAAGCCGGACCCGGGCACCTACATCGGCTCCGGCAAGGTCGCGGAACTGAAGGACATCGTCATGTCCACCGGCGTGGACACCGTCATCTGCGACGGCGAGCTCTCGCCCGGCCAGATGATCGCGCTGGAAAAGGCGCTCGACGTCAAGGTCATCGACCGCACCATGCTCATCCTCGACATCTTCGCCCAGCACGCGAAGTCGAAGGAAGGCAAGGCGCAGGTTTCGCTGGCGCAGATGGAATACCTCATCACCCGCGTGCGCGGCTGGGGCGGGGCGCTGTCCCGGCAGGCGGGCGGCCGCGCCGGGTCGAACGGCGGCGTGGGCCTTCGCGGCCCCGGTGAGACCAAGATCGAGGCGGACCGCCGCCGCCTGCGCTCGGACATGGCCAAGCTCCGCCGCGAGATCGCGGGTATGAAGACGGCCCGAGAGGTCAAGCGCTCGCGCAGGCGGGCGTCGACGATCCCGCAGATCGCCATCGCAGGCTACACCAACGCGGGCAAGTCCTCGCTCATCAACGCGATGACCGGCGCGGGCGTGCTGGTCGAAGACGCGCTGTTCGCGACCCTGGACCCGACCACCCGCCGCGCCGAGCTCGCCGACGGACGCGCCGTGGTGTTCACCGACACCGTCGGCTTCGTCCGCCACCTGCCCACCCAGCTGGTCGAGGCCTTCCGCTCGACGCTGGAGGAGGTCGTGGAGGCGGACCTCGTGCTCCACGTCGTCGACGGCTCGGACCCGTTCCCGCTCAAGCAGATCGAGGCGGTCAACTCCGTCATCGGCGACATCGTGCGCGAGCTCGACGTGCCCGCCCCGCCGGAGATCATCGTCGTGAACAAGATCGACGCCGCGGACCCGCTGGTGCTGGCCGAGCTGCGCCACGCCCTCGACGACGTCGTCTTCGTCTCCGCGCACACCCACGAGGGCATCCCGGAGCTCGAAGCCCGGGTGGAGCTGTTCCTCAACTCGCTCGACGCCCATGTGAGCCTGCTGATCCCGTTCACCCGCGGCGACGTCGTCTCGCGCCTGCACGAGTTCGGCACCGTCCTAAGAGAGTCGTACACCGAGACCGGAACGCTCATCGACGTGCGCCTGCCGCAGGAACTGGCCGCCGAGCTGAGGGAGTTCCAGGTGGAGGCAACGCAGGAGGTCTAG